One genomic segment of Natrononativus amylolyticus includes these proteins:
- a CDS encoding segregation/condensation protein A: MTDEPQRGSEQSSGERSDPRDSELGRDEPNDDIPLQIAGHEDRERPGSGESTLEFVDDTAETDAAADDEVEPVELLVQLAKDGEIDPWDIDVVRVTDKFLEALDDADLRTSGRALFYASVLLRMKSDELFAPDEPDEEELPPWEAPFADEEPMDGEYDGFDPVASLESEMDRRLERKQARGKPETLDELVRELRDAERGTWWKSSRSYDTSDSPQGYGRGVQELSYHSGDDFRVDDEPTADDVTHTAHEEDIEAVIDDVDAALESQYERGREEVLYAEIDEVGGSRVMTYLALLFLAHRGRIVLEQDELFGDLWIQRATLEADPEEAIAD; encoded by the coding sequence ATGACTGACGAGCCGCAACGCGGCTCGGAACAATCGAGCGGGGAGCGGAGCGACCCGCGAGACAGCGAATTGGGACGCGACGAACCGAACGACGACATTCCGCTCCAGATCGCCGGCCACGAGGACCGCGAGCGGCCCGGATCGGGGGAATCGACCCTCGAGTTCGTCGACGACACCGCCGAAACCGACGCGGCGGCGGACGACGAGGTCGAACCCGTCGAGTTGCTCGTCCAGCTCGCCAAGGACGGCGAGATCGACCCCTGGGACATCGACGTCGTTCGGGTCACCGACAAGTTCCTCGAGGCGTTAGACGACGCCGATCTCCGGACCTCGGGGCGCGCGCTGTTCTACGCGAGCGTGCTGTTGCGGATGAAAAGCGACGAGCTGTTCGCGCCCGACGAGCCCGACGAAGAGGAGCTGCCGCCGTGGGAGGCGCCCTTTGCGGACGAGGAGCCAATGGACGGCGAGTACGACGGCTTCGACCCCGTGGCGAGCCTCGAGTCCGAGATGGATCGCCGCCTCGAGCGAAAGCAGGCCCGCGGCAAGCCCGAAACGCTCGACGAGCTGGTCCGCGAGCTGCGGGACGCCGAACGGGGCACTTGGTGGAAGTCCTCGCGGAGCTACGATACGAGCGACTCTCCGCAGGGGTACGGCCGCGGGGTGCAGGAGCTCAGCTACCACTCCGGCGACGACTTCCGGGTCGACGACGAGCCGACGGCCGACGACGTCACTCACACCGCCCACGAGGAGGACATCGAGGCGGTGATCGACGACGTCGACGCGGCCCTCGAGAGCCAGTACGAGCGGGGCCGCGAGGAGGTGCTGTACGCCGAAATCGACGAGGTGGGGGGCTCGCGGGTGATGACCTACCTCGCGCTGCTGTTTCTCGCCCACCGGGGTCGGATCGTCCTCGAGCAGGATGAACTGTTCGGCGACCTCTGGATCCAGCGGGCGACGCTCGAGGCCGACCCCGAAGAGGCGATTGCGGACTGA
- a CDS encoding DUF7344 domain-containing protein — MTGRQSPELNVVFSLLSNARRRSLLYLLLNSEYATVDDLATKIVAWEQGCSLREVSEDDHRRVAVSLVHVHLPRLADENVVDYDDRNGDVVTASGFDRLRPFLEDAYASEHTDELPERSHLSVLYSKPPEEPFALEDD, encoded by the coding sequence ATGACGGGGAGGCAATCACCCGAACTGAACGTCGTGTTTTCGTTACTCTCGAACGCGCGCCGGCGTTCGCTGTTGTACCTTCTCCTGAACAGCGAGTACGCGACCGTCGACGACCTGGCGACGAAGATCGTCGCCTGGGAGCAGGGGTGTTCCCTGCGTGAAGTCAGCGAGGACGACCACCGCCGGGTCGCCGTCTCGCTGGTCCACGTCCACCTGCCGCGTCTCGCCGACGAGAACGTCGTCGACTACGACGACCGCAACGGGGACGTCGTGACGGCGTCGGGGTTCGACCGGCTCCGGCCGTTTCTCGAGGACGCCTACGCGAGCGAACACACCGACGAACTGCCCGAGCGGTCGCACCTGTCGGTGCTCTACAGCAAGCCCCCCGAGGAGCCGTTCGCCCTCGAGGACGACTGA
- the mtnP gene encoding S-methyl-5'-thioadenosine phosphorylase, which translates to MRIGVIGGSGIYEALPLENVSTESVSTPYGEPSDDLTVGELGGREVVFLPRHGEDHQHTPTDASYRANIYALKQAGVDRVIATNAVGSLREDLPPQTLVVPDQIFDRTKHRSPTFFGDGMVVHMSFAEPYCPEMVSHLAESAREVLRTSEDESGAAASREATDAEVSENGTYVCIEGPQYSTKAESEFYRAQGWDVVGMTAIPEAKLAREAELSYATIAGVTDYDVWKEDSEVTLEEVLENAAANQESINEVIERAIRTMPEDFESDAWSALEGTINTPADAIPEETRERIDLLAGEYLE; encoded by the coding sequence ATGCGAATCGGCGTCATCGGCGGCAGCGGAATCTACGAGGCACTGCCACTCGAGAACGTATCGACAGAGTCGGTGTCGACGCCGTACGGCGAGCCGAGCGACGACCTCACCGTCGGCGAACTCGGCGGGCGGGAGGTCGTCTTTCTCCCGCGTCACGGCGAGGACCACCAGCACACGCCGACGGACGCGAGCTACCGGGCCAACATCTACGCGCTGAAGCAGGCCGGCGTCGACCGCGTCATCGCGACGAACGCCGTGGGTAGCCTCAGGGAGGACCTCCCCCCACAGACGCTCGTCGTTCCGGACCAGATCTTCGACCGCACCAAACACCGGTCGCCGACGTTCTTCGGCGACGGAATGGTCGTCCACATGAGCTTCGCCGAGCCGTACTGTCCCGAGATGGTCTCACACCTCGCCGAGTCCGCCCGCGAGGTGCTACGCACCTCGGAGGACGAGAGCGGTGCAGCCGCGAGCCGCGAGGCAACCGACGCCGAGGTCTCCGAGAACGGCACCTACGTCTGCATCGAGGGACCGCAGTACTCGACGAAAGCCGAGAGCGAGTTCTACCGCGCCCAGGGGTGGGACGTGGTCGGCATGACCGCGATCCCGGAGGCGAAACTCGCCCGCGAGGCCGAACTCAGCTACGCGACGATCGCCGGCGTCACCGACTACGACGTCTGGAAGGAAGACAGCGAGGTCACCCTCGAGGAAGTCCTCGAGAACGCCGCCGCCAACCAGGAGTCGATCAACGAGGTGATCGAACGCGCGATCAGGACGATGCCAGAGGATTTCGAGAGCGACGCCTGGTCGGCCCTCGAGGGAACGATCAACACCCCCGCGGACGCGATCCCCGAGGAAACGCGCGAGCGGATTGACCTGTTGGCGGGCGAATACCTCGAATAA
- a CDS encoding MATE family efflux transporter, giving the protein MSSETEPGADSDLTEGTLLRPMFLLAWPLVVIQLLQVAYNVGDTFWLGALSPDAVGALSLAFPLIFFLISIGGGFTAAGAILIAQHTGADSGKGGLIAGQTLSFITIVAIVLGILGYFVTDAMLGLLPADAETQARIIPLAADYMRIFFLGMPFLFGFFIFVSLMRGYGNTRAPMRVMVISVVINLAIDPLLIFGVGPFPRLEIQGAAVATVLSRAVATAVGFYVLFYTDVGPDIEPEHLVPRWEYVSKITRLGVPTALEQSMSSLAMITMTAMVATFPPAVVAAYGLGNRLISLAFLPAMGMGQATDTIVGQNLGAGKPDRAETATWVASGVIAAIMLAAGLIAFLFPEPIVAVFLTADVEGRADTLAYGTTYLQVAAAMFVFMGVLQVILGAFRGAGNTKTALVFSVVTLWIARVPVSYYLIFVAGWGTTGIWIGVVAGDVVGAIAAIAYFTRGTWKESIVEEEDEEETAEAVASPATD; this is encoded by the coding sequence ATGTCGTCCGAGACGGAGCCGGGCGCGGACAGCGACCTGACGGAGGGGACGCTGCTCCGGCCGATGTTCCTGCTGGCCTGGCCGCTCGTGGTCATCCAGCTCCTGCAGGTCGCCTACAACGTCGGCGACACCTTCTGGCTCGGCGCGCTCTCGCCGGACGCCGTTGGCGCGCTGAGCCTCGCGTTTCCGCTGATCTTCTTTTTGATCTCGATCGGCGGCGGGTTCACCGCCGCGGGCGCGATCCTCATCGCCCAGCACACGGGCGCAGACAGCGGCAAGGGAGGGCTGATCGCCGGTCAGACGCTCTCGTTCATCACCATCGTCGCGATCGTCCTCGGGATCCTGGGCTACTTCGTCACCGACGCGATGCTCGGCCTGCTGCCCGCCGACGCCGAGACGCAGGCCCGGATCATCCCGCTGGCGGCCGACTACATGCGCATCTTCTTTCTGGGGATGCCCTTTCTGTTCGGCTTCTTCATCTTCGTCTCGCTCATGCGCGGCTACGGCAACACCCGCGCGCCGATGCGCGTGATGGTGATCAGCGTCGTCATCAACCTCGCGATCGACCCGCTGCTCATCTTCGGCGTCGGCCCGTTCCCCCGCCTCGAGATCCAGGGCGCCGCCGTCGCCACCGTCCTCTCGAGAGCGGTGGCGACGGCCGTCGGGTTCTACGTCCTGTTTTACACGGACGTCGGTCCGGACATCGAGCCCGAGCACCTCGTCCCGCGCTGGGAGTACGTCTCGAAGATCACCCGGCTGGGCGTGCCGACGGCGCTCGAGCAGTCGATGAGTTCGCTCGCGATGATCACGATGACGGCGATGGTGGCGACGTTCCCGCCCGCGGTCGTCGCCGCCTACGGGCTGGGCAACCGGCTGATCTCGCTGGCGTTCCTGCCGGCGATGGGGATGGGGCAGGCGACGGACACGATCGTCGGCCAGAACCTCGGCGCCGGCAAGCCCGACCGGGCGGAGACGGCGACGTGGGTCGCCTCGGGCGTGATCGCCGCGATCATGCTCGCCGCCGGGCTGATCGCGTTCCTGTTCCCGGAACCGATCGTCGCCGTCTTCCTCACGGCCGACGTCGAAGGGCGGGCGGACACGCTCGCCTACGGCACCACGTACCTGCAGGTCGCGGCGGCGATGTTCGTCTTCATGGGCGTCCTCCAGGTGATCCTCGGGGCGTTTCGCGGCGCGGGTAACACGAAGACGGCGCTCGTCTTCTCGGTCGTCACCCTCTGGATCGCCCGCGTCCCGGTGAGCTACTACCTCATCTTCGTCGCCGGCTGGGGGACGACCGGGATCTGGATCGGCGTCGTCGCCGGCGACGTCGTCGGCGCGATCGCCGCGATCGCCTACTTCACCCGCGGCACCTGGAAGGAGTCGATCGTCGAGGAGGAAGACGAAGAGGAGACGGCGGAGGCGGTCGCCTCGCCGGCGACCGACTGA